A genomic window from Opisthocomus hoazin isolate bOpiHoa1 unplaced genomic scaffold, bOpiHoa1.hap1 HAP1_SCAFFOLD_118, whole genome shotgun sequence includes:
- the LOC142359827 gene encoding H-2 class II histocompatibility antigen, A-Q alpha chain-like: MAGARGVPLALLAVLTLQGAGAVKVGNTMHQAEFQQRIEPSQEEAGEFLQAFNADEVFHVDLQKQETIWRLPEFGKFTSFEAQGALQNAATGKHNLEVMMKRSNRSQGTIVPPEVTMFPKRRVEMGDPNVLICYVDKFWPSVISITWLRNGQEVTDGVFETVFYPREDHSFRKFSYLPFIPTRGDYYDCRVEHWGLSTPLLKHWEPQLPLPASESTETLVCALGLAVGIVGIVVGTILIIKAMKMNSARNPRDPL, translated from the exons ATGGCCGGAGCACGGGGCGTCCCGCTGGCGCTGCTGGCTGTGCTGACCCTGCAGGGCGCGGGGGCCGTGAAAG TTGGGAACACGATGCACCAAGCTGAGTTCCAGCAGCGGATTGAGCCGtcgcaggaggaggctggggagttCCTGCAAGCGTTCAATGCTGACGAGGTCTTCCACGTGGACCTGCAGAAGCAGGAGACCATCTGGCGCCTGCCCGAGTTCGGGAAATTCACCAGCTTTGAGGCACAGGGAGCGCTGCAGAACGCGGCTACAGGCAAACATAACTTGGAGGTCATGATGAAAAGGTCCAACCGGTCGCAGGGAACCATCG TGCCACCCGAGGTGACGATGTTCCCCAAACGCCGAGTGGAGATGGGGGACCCCAACGTCCTGATCTGCTACGTGGACAAGTTCTGGCCGTCCGTGATCTCCATCACGTGGCTGAGGAACGGGCAGGAGGTGACGGACGGCGTCTTCGAGACCGTTTTCTACCCGCGGGAGGACCACAGCTTCCGCAAGTTCTCCTACCTGCCCTTCATCCCCACCCGGGGGGACTACTACGACTGCCGCGTGGAGCACTGGGGGCTGAGCACCCCCCTCCTGAAGCACTGGg agccccagctgcccctccctgcctccgAGAGCACCGAGACCCTGGTGTGTGCCCTGGGCCTGGCCGTGGGCATCGTCGGCATCGTCGTGGGCACCATCCTCATCATCAAGGCCATGAAGATGAACAGCGCCCGCAACCCGCGAGACCCCTTGTGA